The DNA sequence CAGGGGACTGCCACTGCCAGTGGTCCCTGGCGGCTGGCCAGCTGACGCTGCTTGTCGGTTCCTGGCAGCATGGCGTACATATCGGGCGTGGCAGCTGCGGGAGCCCGTTCTCTGTAGTCGATCACGGTTGCCTTTTGATCTTTGGCATTCCAGATCACCATGAAACCGCCGCCCCCCAGACCGCAGCTGGCCGGGCGGAGAACTGTCAGAGCAAAAGATGTGGCCACAGCAGCGTCGACGACGTTGCCACCTGCTTTGAGAATGGCGAGCCCGGCGGCACTCGCCAGGGGATGATCGGCGGCGACTACTGCCTGTTCATATACTTTTTCGTCGGTAGGGGCAGCAGGTTCCGCTGCGCGACCCGCTTGAGGGCTGAAGAGGATTAAACTGGAGATTAAGATGCACAACACGTTATTTAATAGTGGTTTACACTTAATAAGTTTCAACAGCATGTTCTGCCCTCGGGGTCTAATCTGGGATGCAAAAATGTGTCAATCAGGAGAGACAAACTTCTATTGCCGCTCGAAGTCTGTCAGATCTCTGATTATACTATGCGACCAGTGTTGAATGATTTCCAGAGTGAAAGCCGGAAAATCTTTCCAGATGTGCAGCTACCCTGTTTTCCTGTTGAAACCCGTTTTCCGCTTCCTCAGATGATTCTGTTCCCGGCTATCTGACACCGCATCGACATCCGCAACAAACCGTTAACAAACACAGTCGCAATACCATGACACTCACCAGACTCGAAACGCCTCCAGCAGAGAAGACATGCCAACTCGTTACGCTGGGCTGTAAAGTAAATCAGTATGAGACCCAACTCGTAAAAGAGGCGCTGGAGAAGAACGGTTATCGCGAAGCAGGCGAAAATGAAACAGCCGACCTGTGTGTCGTGAATACCTGCACCGTCACCGCGACGGGGGACTCGAAGGGGCGCAAGCTGATTCGTCAGCTATCAAAAAATAATCCCGGCACCAAGATTCTTGTGATGGGCTGCTATGCCACCCGGGATCCGAAGACTGTTTCCGAATTGCCGGGTGTATTTGAAGTCGTTACGGATAAACGCGAGCTTCCCGATATCCTGGAACGTCACGGGATTGTCGACATGCCGACAGGCATCTCCGAGTTTGAAGGTCGCAAACGGGCTTATGTGAAGGTACAGGATGGTTGTATCCTGCGGTGTACGTATTGCATCATTCCCCAGGTACGTCCGGGACTGCAGAGTCGTTCCCCGGAGGATATCGAAGAGGAAGTCCGGCGGCTGGTCGGAAACGGTTTCAAGGAAATTGTGCTGACGGGAATTCACGTCGGTCACTTTGGTGTGGATACGACGCGAGGCAAATCGGGTAAGGCGCCCTTCCGACTCTGGCATCTGTTTCGCAAGCTGGACCAGATTCCCGGCGACTGGCGGATGCGGCTTTCGAGTGTTGAGGCTGCTGAAATCCACGATGATTTTATTTCTGCAGCCGCTGACTGTGAACACCTCTGTCCCCAGTTTCATCCTTCACTGCAGAGTGGTTCCGATACCGTTCTGAGACGTATGAAACGCCGCTACTACGTGAGTCGGTTTCTGGAAAAACTGCAGATGATGCGGGAACGACTGAATCATCCTTCTTTCACGACTGATGTGATTGTCGGCTTTCCCGGCGAAACCGATGAAGAATTTGCAGAAACACTGCGCGCCTGTGAAGACGCTGAGTTCATGAAGATTCACGTCTTTCCTTTCAGTGCCCGCAAAGGGACGCCTGCTGCCACCTATGAGGATCAGGTC is a window from the Gimesia benthica genome containing:
- the mtaB gene encoding tRNA (N(6)-L-threonylcarbamoyladenosine(37)-C(2))-methylthiotransferase MtaB, with amino-acid sequence MTLTRLETPPAEKTCQLVTLGCKVNQYETQLVKEALEKNGYREAGENETADLCVVNTCTVTATGDSKGRKLIRQLSKNNPGTKILVMGCYATRDPKTVSELPGVFEVVTDKRELPDILERHGIVDMPTGISEFEGRKRAYVKVQDGCILRCTYCIIPQVRPGLQSRSPEDIEEEVRRLVGNGFKEIVLTGIHVGHFGVDTTRGKSGKAPFRLWHLFRKLDQIPGDWRMRLSSVEAAEIHDDFISAAADCEHLCPQFHPSLQSGSDTVLRRMKRRYYVSRFLEKLQMMRERLNHPSFTTDVIVGFPGETDEEFAETLRACEDAEFMKIHVFPFSARKGTPAATYEDQVTAEVRQERCQQLAELERDLAQKFYRTLIDQELEVLVERECEERPGWVRGTDRWYAPVVCPGSSADLGKFVIARGTQDHREYLEADRI